AGCGGTGCGCAGTCGCTCTCTATTGTCGTTTCAAAAGACAACCCCTCGCGTTTCGCCATAACGGCAATTCCATGACGGCCTATATCGCCGCTGAGGATAATAATATCTCCGGCCTTTATGCTCGATGGGTCAATAGTCAAAGCATGTTCGATAATACCGATACCGGCAGTATTGATAAACACGCCATCGCCTTTACCTTTATCTACAACTTTAGTGTCGCCGGTTATTATTCTGACTCCTGCTTCTTTGGCAGTCCGGCCCATAGATATGGCTATTTCCCAGAGCGTTTCTATAGGCAGCCCCTCCTCTAAAATGAAGCCAGCGCTAAGATACAATGGCTTTGCGCCGCACATTGCCAGGTCGTTAACCGTGCCGTTAACCGCCAGCGTTCCGATATCTCCTCCGGGAAAGAAGAGCGGGCTTATAACATACGAATCCGTTGTGAAAGCCAGCTTGCCGGCGCCCGGATTAATAACCGCCCCATCATGTTCTATTTCAAGCTCCGGATTTTCGAATGACTGCTTGAATATCCTGTCGATTAACTGATGCATTAATTTGCCGCCGCCGCCATGGGCTAATAGAATGTTGGGGTAATCAGATATTGGTACAGGGCAATTTAAGTTTAGTTCATTATACGTTTTCATAATTGTCGCTCTTGGTTTATTGATTTTGATTGCTTATAACTTTTCGATAGCGATAATAGGCGGCGCAGGCTCCCTCAGAGGAAACCATAGTGGCGCCTAATGGATTTTCAGGCGTACAGCGTTTGCCAAAGGCTTTACACTCCGGCGGCTTTTTCAGGCCCTGTAGGATAAGCCCGCTTATACACTCCGCCGATTCTTTGCTATCGAGACCGGAGATATCGAATTTGTTCTCAGCATCATACTCTGTATATTTATCAGCCAGCGTCAAACCGCTGTCGGGAATTTCTCCTAAGCCGCGCCAAGTGCGATTGACCACCTTATAGACTTCTCTCATTAATTTCTGAGCTTGTATATTTCCTGCTCTTTGCACTGCGCGCGCGTATTGATTTTCGACAAAAGCTCGACCTTGTTCAAGCTGAATTATGTTCATATGAATGCCCTGCAGGATATCTAACGGCTCAAAACCCGTTACGGTGATGGGAACCTTATACTTTAAGGCTATCTTTTCATATTCGGCGAATCCCATTATGGTACAGACATGGCCGGCCGCTAAAAATCCCTGAACCTTGCCTGCCGGTGACGATAATATCGTTTCAATAGCTGGCGGAATCAATACCTGAGCATTCAATATCGAGAAATTTGATAACGCCAACTGCTTGGCTTGATAAACAGTCATGGCATTAGCCGGCGCGGTAGTTTCAAAACCGATGGCAAAGAATACCGTCTCTTTTGATGGATTATTTTGAGCTATTGTTAACGCATCCATAGGCGAATATACTACGCGGATATCGCCGCCCTCCGCTTTTGCCGATAAAAGATTCTTGACGCTGCCCGGCACTCTGAGCATATCACCGAAAGAGCAGAAGATAACATCATCATTCAAGGCTATCGTGATTGCTTTGTCGATAATATCTATAGGCGTAACACACACCGGACAGCCGGGCCCGTGAAGCAGAGTTATTTTATCGGGCAGTAGTTGGTCGATGCCATGCTTCAAGATGGCGTGTGTCTGCCCGCCGCAAACCTCCATGATTGTCCAGGGCTTGGTAGTTATCCGGGTGATTGCCTCAGCATATTTTAAAGCGGCTTGAGAATCACGGTATTCATCGAGATACTTCAACGATTATCATCCTCAAGTTCAATTTTAGAGATTTGATCAAGGTAGTCAAATACTGTTTCCGCTTCTTTTTCATCAACGATGTTTATAGCAAAACCGGCGTGGACTATCACATAATCGCCAATTTGCGCTTGCGGCACATAAGCCAGATTTGTTTCCTTAATCACTCCTCCGAAACTAACCTTGCCCGCTGCCATCAAAGATTCGCTATTTTCAATACTGATTATTTTACCTGGTATTGCCAGACACATTTATCTAATCCTTATCATTTAATATTTAAAGATGCAGCAAGCTGACCCAGACATATGCCGCCATCATTCGGCGGTATCAGGTGATGCCAATATGGCTGAAACCCGGATTCAATCAATCGGGCAATCGTCCGCTCGGTTAAATATTTATTTTGGAAACAGCCGCCGGTCAATAAGACTTTTTTCTCGCCTGTATTTGCTGCTATGGCTATTATCATTTCCGTTAGCGTATTATGGAATATCCTTGAGATTTCTCCTGTCGGTTTCAGGTTATCCAAATCGTCGATGATTTCAAGTATCATCGGTTCCCAGTCTATAATATATGATTCATTCTGCTTTTTCAATGCGAACTTGTATGCATCGTTTGTGCCATATTTTTCCGCTTCAAATTCAAGCTTCATGGCTGCTTGTCCCTCGAAACTAATGCGCGGTCCGAGTTTTAGAATAAATGACACTGCATCAAACAACCTGCCGGCACTGGATGCAACAGGTGCGTTTATTTTTCTTTCGAGCATCTTTCGCAGGATTTTCAATTCGTTTTGATTGAAGGCATCGGCAATAATATGTTTCCTGTCGTCGAAAATATTATCTCCGAATATTTCATACAGCAAACCCAGTGCCGACCGGCGCGGTTCATTAATCGCTTTTTCATTTCCGGGAAGCCTGAATGTTCGCAGATGCGCAGTTCGAGAAAACGAATCTTTGCTGATTGTTAAAAACTCGCTGCCCCAGATTGTGCCATTGAGACCATAACCAGTGCCATCCCAGACCACGCCGAGCGCCGGCCCTTCAATATCATTATCAATCAAGCAGGAAAGAGCATGGGCATAATGATGCTGAACTTTTAACTGCGGTATGTTCATATCGGAAATATAACTTGATGAATAATAATCCGGATGTTTATCGCAAACAATAGTGGTCGGCGTAAAATCATAAAGGTTTGCAAGAGACCTTATTACATTCTTGAAAGTATTGCATGATTGACTATTTTCCAGATCGCCTATATGCTGGCTGATGAAAGCCTGATTGCCGATTGATATAGCAATACTGTTTTTTTGATGAGCACCAACTGCCAGACGGGGAGGGATTTTATCGGTTAATGGAATAGGCAACGGCGCATAACCGCGAGCGCGGCGCAATATCAATTCGCGCCCCATCATTACCCGCACGATGGAATCATCAACATGATTGACAATAGGACGATTGTGAACCAAGAATATATCGGCGATGCTCCCCAAGCGGCTTAACGCTTCATGATTATCAATGCATAACGGTTCATCCGAAAAGTTGCCGCTGGTCGCTACTACCGGAAACCTTAGTTCAGCCATCAGCAGATGATGCAATGGCGTATAGGGAAGCATTATCCCAAGATAGGGGTTATTCGGCGCAGCAAGGGCAGAAACACCAGCCGGACTTTCAGCGGCATTATGTTTTCTCCTCAACAGCAAAATAGGTGATTCCGGCGAACTAAGTAGTTGGCGTTCCAGTGCGGAAGTTTCGCAGTCGGATGCAGCCGTGTCCGAGTCGGGATACATCAGGGCAAATGGTTTTTCCATACGGGCTTTTTTATACCGGAGACGGGCGACAGCTTGTTCATTTCTAACGTCAACAATAAGCTGAAAGCCGCCTAATCCCTTTAGAGCTATTATCTCGCCGTTTCGGATAGCATCGCAAGCATTAAGCAAGGCTTCATTATGAGATGCTAAAATACTTCCATTCTTGTCCCACAATTCAAGGCGCGGCCCGCAATTGGGACAGGCATTAGGTTGAGCATGGAACCGCCGATTGAGAGGGTCTTCATATTCAGACCGG
This portion of the Candidatus Zixiibacteriota bacterium genome encodes:
- the hypE gene encoding hydrogenase expression/formation protein HypE; the encoded protein is MKTYNELNLNCPVPISDYPNILLAHGGGGKLMHQLIDRIFKQSFENPELEIEHDGAVINPGAGKLAFTTDSYVISPLFFPGGDIGTLAVNGTVNDLAMCGAKPLYLSAGFILEEGLPIETLWEIAISMGRTAKEAGVRIITGDTKVVDKGKGDGVFINTAGIGIIEHALTIDPSSIKAGDIIILSGDIGRHGIAVMAKREGLSFETTIESDCAPLRNCVMNLIDAGVEIHCLRDLTRGGLASALVEIAKGSGYKIEIDESSIPVDEEVQAACEILGFEPIYIANEGRFIAFIPKKHAEKALEIMHSDSVSADACIIGKTTNRDTGLVTMKSGLGVERIIDMLSGEQLPRIC
- the hypF gene encoding carbamoyltransferase HypF, which translates into the protein MSIDIKILSGEKKKNCRLKIWIQGAVQGVGFRPFIYRLATQLKIPGWVSNSAQGVVIELEGNIETLNEFLTRAQTESPPHSLIKSVKYEIADTVGYDGFTIKESELSGEKTALVLPDIAVCSDCLHDIFDPNNRRYQYPFTNCTNCGPRYSIIEALPYDRSNTTMKTFTMCDECRSEYEDPLNRRFHAQPNACPNCGPRLELWDKNGSILASHNEALLNACDAIRNGEIIALKGLGGFQLIVDVRNEQAVARLRYKKARMEKPFALMYPDSDTAASDCETSALERQLLSSPESPILLLRRKHNAAESPAGVSALAAPNNPYLGIMLPYTPLHHLLMAELRFPVVATSGNFSDEPLCIDNHEALSRLGSIADIFLVHNRPIVNHVDDSIVRVMMGRELILRRARGYAPLPIPLTDKIPPRLAVGAHQKNSIAISIGNQAFISQHIGDLENSQSCNTFKNVIRSLANLYDFTPTTIVCDKHPDYYSSSYISDMNIPQLKVQHHYAHALSCLIDNDIEGPALGVVWDGTGYGLNGTIWGSEFLTISKDSFSRTAHLRTFRLPGNEKAINEPRRSALGLLYEIFGDNIFDDRKHIIADAFNQNELKILRKMLERKINAPVASSAGRLFDAVSFILKLGPRISFEGQAAMKLEFEAEKYGTNDAYKFALKKQNESYIIDWEPMILEIIDDLDNLKPTGEISRIFHNTLTEMIIAIAANTGEKKVLLTGGCFQNKYLTERTIARLIESGFQPYWHHLIPPNDGGICLGQLAASLNIK
- a CDS encoding HypC/HybG/HupF family hydrogenase formation chaperone, with protein sequence MCLAIPGKIISIENSESLMAAGKVSFGGVIKETNLAYVPQAQIGDYVIVHAGFAINIVDEKEAETVFDYLDQISKIELEDDNR
- the hypD gene encoding hydrogenase formation protein HypD → MKYLDEYRDSQAALKYAEAITRITTKPWTIMEVCGGQTHAILKHGIDQLLPDKITLLHGPGCPVCVTPIDIIDKAITIALNDDVIFCSFGDMLRVPGSVKNLLSAKAEGGDIRVVYSPMDALTIAQNNPSKETVFFAIGFETTAPANAMTVYQAKQLALSNFSILNAQVLIPPAIETILSSPAGKVQGFLAAGHVCTIMGFAEYEKIALKYKVPITVTGFEPLDILQGIHMNIIQLEQGRAFVENQYARAVQRAGNIQAQKLMREVYKVVNRTWRGLGEIPDSGLTLADKYTEYDAENKFDISGLDSKESAECISGLILQGLKKPPECKAFGKRCTPENPLGATMVSSEGACAAYYRYRKVISNQNQ